One segment of Halococcus saccharolyticus DSM 5350 DNA contains the following:
- the hjc gene encoding Holliday junction resolvase Hjc: MSNAKGDRRERELVNELDDAGFAVMRAPASGSATDRELPDVLAGNDGDFYAIEAKSSAGDPIYLTGEEVEALVYFAQNFGAKPRIGVRFDREAWYFFHPGDCYVTDGGNYRVKKETALADGIDFDELTGQSTRTQLDQYDA; the protein is encoded by the coding sequence GTGAGCAACGCCAAGGGCGACCGTCGGGAGCGCGAACTCGTCAACGAGCTCGACGATGCCGGGTTCGCAGTGATGCGCGCGCCGGCGAGCGGTAGCGCGACCGACCGCGAGCTCCCCGACGTGCTCGCCGGTAACGACGGCGATTTCTACGCGATCGAGGCGAAATCCAGCGCGGGCGACCCGATCTATCTCACCGGCGAGGAGGTCGAAGCGCTGGTCTACTTCGCCCAAAACTTCGGCGCGAAACCCCGGATCGGTGTCCGCTTCGACCGCGAGGCGTGGTACTTCTTCCATCCGGGCGACTGCTACGTCACCGACGGCGGTAACTACCGCGTCAAGAAGGAGACTGCGCTCGCCGACGGTATTGACTTCGACGAACTCACCGGCCAGTCGACCCGCACGCAGCTGGATCAGTACGACGCCTGA